Proteins encoded by one window of Clostridium bornimense:
- a CDS encoding trans-sulfuration enzyme family protein: protein MKLNSKLIHGGVDGDKTTGSVNVPVYLTSTYKQPRFGENLGYEYSRTGNPTREAVEKLIADLEKGIRGFAFASGMAAITAVLNLFKSGDKILINDNLYGGTFRVIDKIFSNFNLTYEIVEDFNNYNFDNVDESVKAVIIETPTNPLLTITDLEKVSEKAKKAGLLTIVDNTFMTPYLQNPLDFGVDIVVHSATKYLGGHSDTVAGLVVVNSEELGKRLHFIQNSTGGVLPPFDSYLLIRGIKTLSVRLDRHLENARAIVEFLQEQDAIEKIYYPGIKEHPGYEINKKQARGAGAVISFALKENYDFKKFIDSLELITFGESLGGVESLLCHPATMTHAALPEEAREALGINDRLLRLSVGIEDKNDLIDELSRALKNSKN from the coding sequence ATGAAATTAAATTCAAAGTTAATTCACGGGGGAGTAGATGGAGATAAAACTACTGGATCAGTAAATGTACCTGTATATTTAACATCGACTTATAAGCAACCGAGATTTGGAGAGAATTTAGGTTATGAATATTCAAGAACAGGAAATCCGACAAGAGAAGCAGTAGAAAAGCTTATAGCAGATTTAGAAAAGGGGATTAGAGGTTTTGCTTTTGCGTCAGGAATGGCAGCAATAACAGCAGTATTAAATTTATTTAAAAGTGGAGATAAGATTCTTATCAATGATAATTTATATGGAGGAACTTTCAGAGTAATAGATAAAATATTTAGTAATTTTAATCTTACTTATGAAATTGTAGAAGATTTTAATAATTATAATTTTGATAATGTAGACGAATCTGTAAAAGCTGTGATTATTGAAACTCCTACAAATCCATTATTAACTATAACAGATTTAGAAAAAGTTTCAGAAAAAGCAAAGAAAGCTGGTTTATTAACAATAGTAGACAATACTTTTATGACTCCATATTTACAAAATCCATTAGATTTTGGAGTAGATATCGTAGTTCATTCTGCTACCAAATATTTAGGAGGACATTCAGATACTGTAGCAGGATTAGTAGTTGTAAATAGTGAGGAGTTAGGTAAAAGACTTCATTTTATTCAAAATTCTACAGGGGGAGTATTACCACCATTCGATTCATATCTATTAATAAGAGGAATAAAGACTCTTTCAGTTAGATTAGACAGACATCTTGAAAATGCTAGAGCTATAGTTGAGTTTTTACAAGAGCAAGATGCTATAGAAAAAATATACTATCCAGGCATAAAAGAACACCCAGGTTATGAAATAAATAAAAAGCAGGCAAGAGGAGCGGGAGCTGTAATTTCATTTGCTTTAAAGGAAAACTATGATTTTAAAAAGTTTATAGATTCTCTAGAATTAATAACTTTCGGGGAAAGTTTAGGAGGTGTAGAGTCATTATTATGTCATCCAGCTACAATGACCCATGCAGCACTTCCAGAAGAAGCAAGAGAAGCTTTAGGAATTAACGATAGACTTTTGAGATTATCAGTAGGAATTGAAGATAAAAATGACTTGATTGATGAGTTATCAAGAGCTCTTAAAAATAGCAAAAATTAA
- a CDS encoding radical SAM protein, with protein MDKFQELELRHPCFSKKAHFNKGRIHLPVSPLCNIQCKFCKRGFNKFEERPGVTRKILKPEESVEIVRKALELCPEISVVGIAGPGDTLATDDAINTFAAIGKEFPELISCLSTNGLELYNKAEAIAKAGVKTLTVTVNSVNPKTQKDIISYINVDGKKIIGEEAARILIDAQLRGIKKISELGVVVKINTVLIPGLNDGEIEEIAKTTAEKGASIINIIPLIPQNEFSDHRRPTCEEIEKARSDAEKYLKVFKHCKHCRADACGIPGKGVDISKLLYDIQVEETFSHG; from the coding sequence ATGGACAAATTTCAAGAGTTAGAATTAAGACATCCATGCTTTAGCAAGAAAGCTCATTTTAATAAGGGGAGAATACACCTTCCTGTAAGTCCATTATGTAATATTCAATGTAAGTTTTGTAAAAGAGGTTTTAATAAGTTTGAAGAGAGACCGGGGGTAACAAGGAAGATATTAAAACCAGAGGAAAGTGTAGAAATTGTGAGAAAGGCATTGGAACTTTGTCCTGAAATATCAGTTGTAGGAATAGCAGGTCCAGGAGATACTTTAGCAACAGATGATGCAATAAATACTTTTGCTGCAATAGGTAAGGAGTTTCCAGAATTAATAAGTTGTTTAAGTACCAATGGATTAGAACTATATAATAAAGCTGAAGCTATAGCAAAGGCTGGTGTAAAGACATTAACAGTTACTGTGAATTCGGTAAATCCTAAAACACAAAAAGATATAATTTCTTATATAAATGTCGATGGTAAAAAGATAATAGGAGAAGAGGCAGCAAGAATACTAATAGATGCTCAATTGCGTGGAATAAAGAAGATTTCAGAATTGGGAGTAGTAGTTAAAATAAATACTGTATTAATACCTGGCTTAAATGATGGAGAAATTGAGGAGATAGCTAAGACCACAGCAGAGAAAGGTGCAAGTATTATAAATATAATACCGTTAATACCACAAAATGAATTTTCGGACCATAGAAGACCTACTTGTGAAGAAATTGAAAAAGCACGAAGTGATGCAGAAAAATATCTTAAGGTATTTAAACATTGTAAACATTGTAGAGCTGATGCTTGTGGTATACCAGGTAAAGGGGTAGATATTTCAAAACTTTTATATGATATTCAAGTTGAAGAGACTTTTTCACATGGTTAA
- a CDS encoding O-acetylhomoserine aminocarboxypropyltransferase/cysteine synthase family protein, which yields MGENYRIGTIAIKGGYNPKGGEPKVVPIVQSATYEQDDPEFVAKVFNLEADGYLYGRTGNPTVTALEEKFAELEKGVAAVATACGQAAVVYSILALAKAGDHIIASSAVYGGTYNLLKINLPKLGIETTFVDPEASKEEILKVAKSNTKAIYGETIGNPGLNVLDFEKFAAVAKELDIPFIVDNTIATPYLVNPIDYGANVVVHSTTKYANGHADALGGIIVDGGNFNWDNGKFPEFVEEDPSYHGISFVKNFGKSAYATKIHSTLIRDFGAIPAPVNAFLTNRGLETLHLRVQRHSENALKLAKYLESHPKVSWVNYPYLESSSQYNRAKKYLRGGGSGILTFGLKGGEAVAGKLIENLKVTSLVVNLGDVRSYIIHPWSTTHAQLSSEEKIKSGVLPDLLRVSVGVEDINDIIEDYSEALEKI from the coding sequence ATGGGTGAAAATTATAGAATCGGGACAATAGCAATAAAGGGTGGATATAATCCAAAGGGTGGAGAACCAAAAGTAGTGCCTATTGTACAAAGTGCTACTTATGAACAAGATGATCCAGAGTTTGTTGCAAAGGTATTTAATTTAGAGGCAGATGGATATCTGTATGGAAGGACAGGAAATCCAACGGTTACGGCATTAGAAGAAAAGTTTGCAGAGCTTGAAAAAGGTGTTGCAGCGGTAGCCACCGCATGTGGACAAGCAGCTGTAGTTTATTCAATATTAGCTTTAGCTAAGGCTGGAGATCATATTATAGCTTCATCGGCAGTATATGGAGGAACTTATAATTTATTAAAGATAAATTTACCTAAGTTAGGAATAGAGACAACTTTTGTAGATCCCGAAGCAAGTAAAGAAGAAATTTTAAAGGTAGCAAAATCTAATACAAAAGCAATTTATGGAGAGACTATTGGGAATCCGGGTTTGAATGTATTAGACTTTGAGAAGTTTGCAGCTGTGGCTAAGGAATTAGATATACCATTTATAGTGGATAATACAATAGCGACACCTTATTTAGTGAATCCTATTGATTACGGAGCTAATGTTGTAGTCCATTCTACTACTAAATATGCTAATGGCCATGCTGATGCATTAGGGGGAATTATTGTAGATGGAGGTAATTTCAATTGGGATAATGGCAAATTTCCTGAATTTGTAGAAGAAGATCCAAGTTATCATGGAATAAGTTTTGTAAAAAATTTTGGGAAATCAGCTTATGCAACTAAAATACATTCAACGTTGATTAGAGATTTTGGAGCTATTCCGGCACCGGTAAACGCATTTTTAACTAATAGAGGATTGGAAACATTGCATTTAAGAGTACAAAGACATAGTGAAAATGCTTTAAAGTTAGCGAAATATTTAGAAAGTCATCCTAAGGTATCATGGGTTAACTACCCTTATTTAGAATCAAGTTCTCAGTATAATAGAGCAAAGAAATATTTAAGAGGTGGTGGAAGTGGAATTTTGACTTTTGGATTAAAAGGGGGAGAAGCTGTAGCTGGTAAGTTAATAGAAAATTTAAAAGTAACATCTTTAGTAGTAAATTTAGGGGATGTACGTTCATATATAATTCATCCATGGAGTACCACTCATGCACAATTATCAAGTGAGGAAAAAATCAAAAGTGGAGTGTTACCAGACCTTCTAAGAGTTTCTGTAGGAGTTGAGGATATCAATGATATTATTGAGGATTATAGTGAAGCTTTAGAGAAAATATGA
- a CDS encoding nitrogenase component 1, which produces MRINLEHPEVQKREERLNSISGFAGTARELCDKSNSGRLCDKKRSFSQCLGCSSGNAICQSIMIQDTVTINHAPLGCAGDFADFNFTNRVNRGFRNLEIKNCRAISTNLEEKDTIYGGGEKLRKTIELAYERYNPKAIFVTASCASGIIGDDIESITNEAEEKLGIPVAYISCEGFRSKLWTTGFDATFHGILRKVVKPPVKKQDDLINVINFWGSDIFTDLFKRLNLRPNYIVPFSTIEQLEKISEATATVQICPTLGTYLAAGLEQEYGVKEVKAPVPYGLKGTDNWFRELGKITGKEKEVEELIAKEKEKIAPKLKELREKLKGKRAYVTAGAAHGHSIIALLKELGLEVTGAGIFHHDPKYDCDGGARNKCCNGSTESLNHVVNTYGDVPNFHVCNKQAFELVNNLNRIKPDLLIARHGGVSVWGIKLGIPTLLVGDEQFGLGYQGIINYGEKILQILNTKEFSENIASHSLSPYSDWWLSQPANKFIGGK; this is translated from the coding sequence ATGAGAATTAATTTAGAGCATCCAGAGGTTCAAAAAAGAGAAGAGAGGTTGAATTCTATAAGTGGATTTGCAGGTACTGCTAGAGAACTTTGTGATAAGTCTAATAGTGGTAGATTATGTGATAAGAAGCGTAGTTTTAGTCAATGTTTAGGTTGTAGTTCAGGTAACGCTATATGTCAGAGCATAATGATTCAAGATACAGTTACTATAAATCATGCACCACTTGGATGTGCTGGGGATTTTGCAGATTTTAATTTTACTAATAGGGTAAATAGAGGGTTTAGAAATTTAGAGATAAAAAATTGTAGAGCTATTAGTACAAATTTAGAAGAGAAAGACACTATTTATGGTGGAGGAGAAAAGTTAAGGAAAACTATTGAGTTAGCATATGAAAGATATAATCCAAAGGCTATATTTGTAACAGCTTCTTGTGCATCAGGAATTATAGGAGATGATATAGAATCAATAACAAATGAAGCTGAGGAGAAACTAGGTATTCCTGTTGCATATATTTCTTGTGAAGGATTTAGATCTAAATTATGGACCACAGGATTTGACGCAACATTTCATGGAATTTTAAGAAAAGTTGTAAAACCACCTGTTAAGAAACAGGACGACCTAATAAATGTAATAAACTTCTGGGGAAGCGATATATTTACCGACCTATTTAAGAGACTTAATTTACGACCTAATTATATAGTCCCATTTTCAACAATAGAGCAATTAGAAAAAATATCTGAGGCAACAGCAACAGTACAAATCTGTCCAACTCTTGGAACTTATTTAGCAGCAGGATTAGAGCAAGAATACGGAGTTAAAGAAGTAAAGGCGCCAGTACCATATGGTCTAAAAGGAACAGACAATTGGTTTAGGGAACTTGGAAAAATAACTGGAAAAGAAAAAGAAGTAGAAGAATTAATAGCAAAAGAAAAAGAAAAAATTGCACCTAAGCTTAAAGAATTAAGAGAGAAGCTTAAGGGAAAAAGAGCTTATGTAACAGCAGGGGCAGCGCATGGTCATAGTATAATTGCTCTTTTAAAGGAGCTTGGATTAGAAGTTACTGGAGCCGGGATATTTCATCATGATCCTAAATATGATTGTGATGGTGGTGCCAGAAATAAATGCTGTAATGGAAGCACTGAAAGTTTAAATCACGTAGTAAATACTTATGGAGATGTACCTAATTTTCACGTCTGCAATAAGCAAGCGTTTGAATTAGTAAATAATTTAAATAGAATAAAGCCAGATTTGTTAATTGCTAGACATGGTGGAGTTTCAGTATGGGGAATAAAGCTTGGAATTCCAACATTGTTAGTTGGTGATGAACAATTTGGATTAGGTTATCAAGGAATAATAAATTATGGAGAAAAAATTCTTCAAATATTAAATACAAAAGAATTTTCTGAGAACATTGCTTCTCATTCATTATCACCATATTCAGATTGGTGGCTTAGTCAGCCAGCAAATAAATTTATAGGGGGAAAGTAA
- a CDS encoding nitrogenase component 1, giving the protein MVKAVEQPRHFCTLGAQQTVVAIKKSIPILHSGPGCGVKLFRGLSTDSGYQGIGYGGGSTIPCTNTTEREVVFGGEKRLKEVIDGAFQVLNADLFVVLTGCTADIVGDDIGQVVSEYQYEGKPIVYAETGGFKGTNLKGHEIVIKAIVDQYVGDVKPNVEKGLVNLWSVVPYQDPFWTGDLGEIKKLLEGIGLKVNIFFGPDSEGLSEWKSIPNAQFNLVLHPWVGIDTAKHLEKKYGIPFLHYPTLPVGGKETTKFLREVGKFAGIDEEIVEKFIRKEEERYYYYIDRAADFFVEFRYDLASSFYNINEAAYSLGISKFLINELGISPGVQYITDDTPEKYQELIRNEFKNISPYKSAEVNFEVDGGKISEEIRKDIGNNKPIILGSSWDRDLINELDGFGLNIALPVQHRLVMNKHYVGYSGGLTLTEDIYTAILDTYK; this is encoded by the coding sequence ATGGTAAAAGCGGTAGAACAACCTAGACATTTTTGTACTTTAGGAGCACAACAAACAGTAGTTGCAATAAAGAAATCAATACCAATACTACATTCAGGCCCTGGATGTGGTGTGAAACTTTTCCGTGGATTAAGTACAGATTCAGGATATCAAGGTATAGGGTATGGTGGTGGAAGTACTATACCTTGCACAAATACTACTGAGAGAGAAGTAGTATTTGGAGGGGAGAAAAGATTAAAAGAAGTTATAGATGGAGCATTTCAAGTTTTAAATGCTGATTTGTTTGTAGTATTAACAGGATGCACAGCTGATATAGTTGGTGATGATATTGGACAAGTAGTTAGCGAATATCAATATGAAGGTAAACCAATAGTGTATGCTGAGACTGGTGGATTTAAGGGAACAAATTTAAAAGGTCATGAGATAGTAATTAAAGCTATTGTGGATCAATATGTTGGAGATGTTAAGCCTAATGTAGAAAAAGGTCTTGTAAACTTATGGTCTGTAGTTCCATATCAAGATCCATTCTGGACAGGAGATTTAGGTGAAATTAAGAAGCTTTTAGAAGGTATAGGACTTAAGGTAAATATATTTTTTGGACCAGATTCAGAGGGATTAAGTGAATGGAAGAGCATACCTAATGCACAGTTTAATTTAGTACTTCATCCATGGGTAGGTATAGATACAGCTAAACATTTAGAAAAGAAATATGGAATACCATTTTTGCATTATCCTACGTTACCAGTAGGAGGAAAAGAAACTACTAAATTCTTAAGAGAAGTAGGTAAATTTGCTGGTATTGATGAAGAAATAGTTGAAAAATTTATAAGAAAAGAAGAAGAACGCTACTATTACTATATAGATAGAGCAGCAGACTTCTTTGTAGAATTCCGTTATGACTTGGCTAGTAGTTTCTACAATATAAATGAAGCAGCATATAGCCTTGGTATAAGTAAGTTTTTGATTAATGAATTAGGTATTTCACCAGGGGTTCAATATATTACTGATGATACACCAGAAAAATATCAAGAATTAATAAGAAATGAGTTTAAAAATATATCACCATATAAGTCAGCAGAAGTAAATTTTGAAGTTGATGGTGGAAAAATTAGTGAAGAAATAAGAAAAGATATAGGTAACAATAAACCTATTATTTTAGGAAGTAGCTGGGATAGAGATTTAATTAATGAACTTGATGGCTTTGGGCTAAATATTGCCTTGCCAGTACAACATAGGTTAGTTATGAACAAGCACTATGTTGGATATAGTGGAGGATTAACTTTAACAGAAGATATCTATACTGCTATATTGGATACCTATAAATAG
- a CDS encoding MetQ/NlpA family ABC transporter substrate-binding protein, whose translation MKKKILATVLIAILSISLTACGKKENDDENKIVIGAVLTPHSEILEQVKPKLKEEGIDLEIKVFDDSSQLNPALKDGEIDANYFQHKQYLDSVADEKGFDFEVAGNIHVEPIGLYSDKIKSLDELKDGDTIVVPEDASNEYRAFLLLEKYNVIKLKSTASNKTATVNDIEENPKHLVFKELDGYQIPRSLQDVTAAIINTNVALQSDIDTSKTIIKEGSDSPYANIIAVRKGDKDKEKIKKLVEALQSDDIKKFIEEKYNGAVIPAF comes from the coding sequence ATGAAAAAGAAAATATTAGCTACAGTATTAATAGCAATACTATCAATTTCTCTTACTGCTTGTGGTAAGAAGGAAAATGATGATGAAAATAAAATAGTTATTGGTGCGGTATTAACACCGCATTCGGAAATACTAGAACAAGTAAAACCTAAGTTAAAGGAAGAGGGAATTGATCTAGAAATAAAAGTATTTGATGATTCTAGTCAATTAAATCCGGCATTAAAAGATGGAGAAATAGATGCCAACTATTTTCAACACAAACAATATTTGGATTCTGTGGCAGATGAAAAAGGATTTGATTTTGAAGTAGCAGGAAATATTCATGTAGAGCCAATTGGATTATATTCAGATAAAATAAAATCTTTAGATGAATTAAAAGATGGAGATACTATCGTTGTTCCTGAAGATGCATCAAATGAATATAGAGCTTTCTTACTTTTAGAAAAATATAATGTAATAAAATTAAAGTCTACAGCAAGTAATAAAACAGCTACAGTAAACGACATCGAAGAAAATCCTAAACATCTAGTATTTAAAGAATTAGATGGATATCAAATTCCAAGATCACTACAAGATGTAACAGCAGCTATAATCAACACAAATGTTGCATTACAATCTGATATTGATACAAGTAAAACTATTATAAAAGAGGGATCTGATTCACCTTATGCAAATATAATTGCAGTAAGAAAGGGTGATAAAGATAAAGAAAAAATAAAAAAATTAGTAGAAGCATTGCAAAGTGACGATATAAAGAAGTTTATTGAAGAAAAATACAATGGAGCTGTTATACCAGCATTTTAG
- a CDS encoding methionine ABC transporter ATP-binding protein, whose protein sequence is MISIRNITKTFNTPFGKVDVLKDVNLNIEKGDIFGIIGFSGAGKSTLIRCLNCLESPDGGEVYIGNKEISSLSNKELRSARKKIGMIFQQFNLLDSRTVFENIAFPLEIAKYPKNKIKDRVEELLKLVELTDKRNAYPAQLSGGQKQRVGIARALANDPDVLLSDEATSALDPQTTYSILKLLKDINKKLGLTIILITHELEVIKYCCNNVAVLEDGKIIENRDVESFFANPTSDTAKLFLNITKQLQNCTVTVGGDGI, encoded by the coding sequence ATGATAAGTATAAGAAATATTACAAAAACCTTCAATACTCCATTTGGAAAAGTAGATGTACTAAAAGATGTAAATTTAAATATAGAAAAAGGAGATATCTTTGGAATAATAGGCTTCAGTGGAGCAGGAAAATCAACATTAATTAGATGTTTAAATTGCCTTGAGTCACCAGATGGTGGAGAAGTTTATATAGGAAATAAAGAAATATCTTCATTAAGTAATAAAGAATTACGAAGTGCTAGAAAAAAGATAGGAATGATATTTCAACAATTTAATTTACTAGATTCTAGAACTGTATTTGAAAATATAGCTTTTCCATTAGAAATAGCTAAATATCCTAAAAATAAAATAAAAGATAGGGTTGAGGAGTTATTAAAATTAGTTGAGCTTACTGATAAGAGAAATGCGTATCCAGCACAGTTAAGTGGAGGACAAAAACAAAGAGTTGGTATTGCCAGAGCTTTAGCTAATGATCCAGATGTATTATTAAGTGATGAAGCTACATCAGCATTAGATCCACAAACAACGTATTCTATTTTGAAATTATTAAAAGATATAAATAAGAAATTAGGACTAACTATTATTTTAATTACCCATGAATTAGAAGTTATAAAATATTGTTGCAACAATGTAGCAGTATTAGAAGATGGAAAGATAATAGAGAATAGAGATGTGGAATCATTCTTTGCAAATCCTACTAGTGATACAGCAAAGCTTTTTCTTAATATTACAAAACAACTGCAGAATTGTACAGTAACAGTAGGTGGTGATGGAATATGA
- a CDS encoding methionine ABC transporter permease, producing MSQLSEVILKALEETMYMVVIVSIATIILGTLLGIVLVTTQKNNILSSPQINKAIGTIVNILRSFPTIILIIIALPLSRLIVGTTIGKEAAVIPITIGMIPFLSRVVESSLKEVDYGKIEAAIAMGANPIQIISKVLIPEGLPSLIRGYTLSIISIIGCTALAGSIGAGGLGSVAIRYGYQRFQTDYMIVTIIILVILVQGIQLIGDVIAKKINKKRFKLN from the coding sequence ATGAGTCAATTAAGTGAAGTTATTCTTAAAGCATTAGAAGAAACAATGTATATGGTAGTGATAGTAAGTATTGCTACGATTATATTAGGTACTTTGCTAGGCATAGTTTTAGTTACTACACAGAAGAATAATATATTATCTTCGCCTCAAATAAATAAGGCAATAGGAACAATAGTTAATATATTAAGATCTTTTCCTACTATTATATTGATAATAATTGCATTACCATTATCAAGATTAATAGTTGGTACAACAATAGGAAAAGAAGCGGCAGTAATACCTATAACTATAGGAATGATACCATTCTTAAGTAGAGTTGTTGAGAGTAGCTTAAAAGAAGTAGACTATGGAAAAATCGAGGCGGCTATAGCTATGGGAGCTAATCCAATTCAAATTATATCCAAGGTGTTGATACCAGAAGGATTACCTTCTTTAATAAGAGGCTATACTCTTAGTATTATTTCTATAATAGGATGTACAGCTTTAGCAGGTTCTATAGGGGCTGGTGGACTTGGAAGCGTGGCAATAAGATATGGTTATCAAAGATTTCAAACAGATTATATGATTGTTACTATTATTATTTTAGTAATTTTAGTACAAGGGATACAATTGATTGGTGATGTAATAGCTAAAAAAATTAATAAGAAGAGATTTAAACTGAATTAA
- a CDS encoding NifB/NifX family molybdenum-iron cluster-binding protein, with amino-acid sequence MKYNVAVASSDGKLVNRHFGRAEKFYIYEIADKTFSFIEERDTKAICNGGSHEESDFNSTIELLKDCQIVIVSQIGYAAEKYIGERGLVALEIPGFIDEVLEKLSKRVNLIFKGVK; translated from the coding sequence GTGAAATATAACGTAGCAGTAGCAAGTAGTGATGGAAAGTTAGTAAATAGGCATTTTGGAAGAGCAGAGAAATTTTATATTTACGAAATAGCAGATAAAACTTTTTCTTTTATAGAGGAAAGAGATACTAAGGCTATTTGTAATGGTGGAAGTCATGAGGAATCTGATTTTAATTCTACAATAGAGTTATTAAAGGATTGTCAGATAGTTATAGTTAGTCAAATTGGATATGCTGCAGAAAAGTATATAGGAGAGAGGGGGTTAGTGGCTTTAGAAATTCCGGGTTTTATTGATGAGGTTTTAGAAAAATTATCAAAACGAGTTAATCTGATTTTCAAGGGGGTAAAGTAA
- a CDS encoding nitrogenase component 1 — translation MSKINLDITEVESREQRLGTIIAWDGKASDLAAQSAYERRGSGCKGRGSGCKLCEVKGPFSQGSVCSEQMVECQAGNVRDAVLIQHAPIGCAAGQVPYNSIYRNGLKLRNHDVENIRIICTNLQESDMVFGALDKLKQSINDAFERYNPKAIFVSTACATGIIGEDIESVAVEMESELGIPVIPLQCEGFRSKHWSTGFDATQHGILRQIVKKNPKKQEDLVNVINLWGSDVFTPMLKELNLRVNYVVDLATVDDLAMLSEAAATVGFCYTLSSYMAAALEQEFGVPEVKAPQPYGFKGTDAWLREIAKVTHREELAEAYIEREHKRVAPRIAELREKLKGVKGYVATGSAYAHGLIVVLRELGIEVNGSLVFHHDPVYDSGDPKQDSLSHLINNYGDVPSFNVSNRQQFQLYGFLKEVKPDFMLIRHNGLAPLASRLGIPAAPLGDEHIAIGYQGIINLGEAILDVLAHKKFHNDLKEHVKLPYKKWWLDQKDPYILAKHPELIEDYKDDYKKNVEEAL, via the coding sequence GTGAGCAAGATTAATCTTGATATTACAGAAGTTGAAAGTCGTGAACAACGATTGGGTACAATCATTGCTTGGGATGGTAAAGCATCAGATTTAGCAGCACAATCAGCTTATGAAAGGAGAGGTTCTGGCTGTAAAGGTAGAGGTTCTGGATGCAAACTTTGTGAAGTAAAAGGCCCTTTTAGTCAAGGATCAGTTTGTAGTGAGCAGATGGTAGAGTGTCAGGCTGGAAACGTAAGAGATGCTGTTCTTATTCAACACGCACCAATAGGTTGTGCAGCTGGACAAGTACCTTATAATTCAATATATAGAAATGGATTAAAGCTTAGAAATCATGATGTTGAAAATATAAGAATAATTTGTACCAATCTTCAAGAAAGTGATATGGTTTTTGGAGCACTAGATAAATTAAAACAATCTATAAATGATGCTTTTGAGAGATATAATCCGAAGGCAATATTTGTATCTACAGCATGTGCTACTGGTATTATAGGAGAAGATATTGAAAGTGTAGCAGTTGAGATGGAGAGTGAGCTTGGGATACCAGTTATACCACTTCAATGTGAAGGCTTTAGATCTAAACACTGGAGTACTGGATTTGATGCCACACAACATGGAATATTAAGACAAATTGTAAAAAAGAATCCTAAAAAACAAGAGGATTTAGTTAATGTAATAAATCTTTGGGGATCAGATGTATTTACTCCAATGTTAAAGGAATTAAATCTTAGAGTAAATTACGTAGTAGATTTAGCCACAGTAGATGATTTAGCAATGCTTTCAGAAGCAGCAGCAACAGTTGGATTTTGTTATACATTATCTTCATATATGGCTGCAGCATTAGAGCAAGAATTTGGTGTTCCAGAGGTAAAGGCACCACAACCTTATGGATTTAAAGGTACAGATGCTTGGCTTAGAGAAATAGCAAAAGTAACACATAGAGAAGAATTAGCAGAGGCGTATATAGAAAGAGAACATAAGAGAGTTGCACCTAGAATTGCGGAGTTAAGAGAAAAACTTAAGGGAGTAAAAGGATATGTAGCTACGGGTTCAGCTTATGCTCATGGTCTCATAGTTGTATTAAGAGAACTTGGTATAGAAGTTAATGGTTCTTTAGTTTTCCATCATGATCCTGTTTATGATAGTGGTGATCCTAAGCAAGATTCGTTGAGTCATCTTATTAATAATTATGGTGATGTACCTTCTTTCAACGTTAGTAATAGACAACAATTTCAACTTTATGGTTTCTTAAAAGAAGTAAAGCCTGATTTTATGCTTATTAGACATAATGGATTAGCACCATTAGCATCAAGACTTGGTATACCAGCAGCACCACTTGGTGATGAGCATATAGCTATAGGATATCAAGGAATTATTAATTTAGGAGAGGCAATTTTAGATGTTCTTGCGCATAAGAAATTCCATAATGATTTAAAGGAACATGTTAAATTACCTTATAAAAAGTGGTGGCTTGATCAAAAAGACCCATATATTTTAGCAAAGCATCCTGAACTTATAGAAGATTATAAAGATGATTATAAAAAGAATGTTGAAGAGGCGTTATAA